A window of Choloepus didactylus isolate mChoDid1 chromosome 21, mChoDid1.pri, whole genome shotgun sequence contains these coding sequences:
- the INTS1 gene encoding integrator complex subunit 1 isoform X7 produces MNRAKPTTVRRPSAAAKPSGHPPPGDFIALGSKGQANESKTASTLLKPAPSGLPSERKRDGAAALSGASALTGLTKRPKLSSTPPLSALGRLAEAAVAEKRAISPSIKEPSVVPIEVLPTVLLDEIEAAELEGNDDRIEGVLCGAVRQLKITRAKPDTTLYLSLMYLAKIKPNIFATEGVIEALCSLLRRDASINFKAKGNSLVSVLACNLLVAAYEEDENWPEIFVKVYIEDSLGERVWVDSPHCKSFVDSVQTAFNTKVPPRSMLLQGDMGRGGGDLSAGNSPHPSLTEEEDSQTELLIAEEKLSPEQEGQLMPRPRYDDLAESVEEYVLDVLRDQLNRRQPIDNVSRNLLRLLTSTCGYKEVRLMAVQKLEMWLQNPKLTRPAQDLLMSACVNCNTQSPEDVDVISHLIKIRLKPKVLLNHYMLCIRELLNAHKDNLGTTIKFVIFNELSNARNPNNMQVLHTVLQHSSELAPKFLAVVFQDLLTNKDDYLRASRALLREIIKQTKHEINFQAFCLGLMQERKEPQHLDMELKERFVIHVTDLLAVSMMLGITAQVKEAGVAWDKGEKKNLEVLRSFQNQIAAIQRDAVWWLHTVVPSISKLAPKDYVHCLHKVLFTEQPETYYKWDNWPPESDRNFFLRLCSEVPILEDTLMRILVIGLSRELPLGPADAMELADHLVKRAAAVQADDVEVLKVERIQLIDAVLNLCTYHHPENIQLPPGYQPPNLAISTLYWKAWPLLLVVAAFNPENIGLAAWEEYPTLKMLMEMVMTNNYSYPPCTLTDEETRTEMISRELQVAQREKQEILAFEGHLAAASTKQTITESSSLLVSQLTGLDPRGPPRRPPPHILDQVKGLNQSLRLGHLLCRSRSPDFLLNIIQRQASSQSMPWLADLVQSSEGSVDVLPVQCLCEFLLHDAADDAASGEEDEEAESKEQKAKKRQRQQKQRQLLGRLQDLLLGPQADEQTTCEVLDYFLRRLSSSQVASRALAMKSGTGPSCPSFRTEGSQLTLPSSAPRVSLQGLSLVLSEGSLRDGEEQGHPQEEDSGDTEMLQGYQWLLRDLPRLPLFDSVRATTALALQQAIHMETDPQSISAYLVYLSQHTPVEEQGQHSDLALDVARLVVERSTIMAHLFSKLSHSATSDAVLAALLTIFSRYVRRMRKSKEGEEVYSWSESQDQVFLRWAGGETATMHILVVHAMVILLTLGPPRAGDGEFHALLDIWFPEKKPLPTAFLVDTSEEALLLPDWLKLRMIRSEVPRLVDAALQDLEPQQLLLFVQSFGIPVSSMSKLLQYLDQAVAHDPQTLEQNIMDKNYMAHLVEVQHERGASGGQTFHSLLTASLPPRRDSTEAPKPKSSPEHPTGHGRIRAGTQIRALGPEDDLASVVLQIFPLNPDPRWQNANPRPIALALQQALGQELARVRQGDPEVTGITVRLLQALATLLTSSHGGALAMAMHRSHVLACPLLRQLCQYQRCVPQDASFSSLFLKVLMQLLQWLDSPAMGDGPLQAQLKLFAAQFSARRRISDVRTGFLHLAEALAFRRDSEVVRSTVRALIATLQSGEKCSVEPELMGKVLQGLIEVQSPFLEELLTVLFSATAGAGPRPPAARPIVVVSSLLLQDQEEPPGKQEGDGCSLETVRLGPSSGLLVDWLEMLDPEVIGSCPDLQQRLLFWNKGPRWRPSAVFPSLPPGPPHAPVQLGHTAPVHPHPALQEPGAEVRSFCLFGFPLGLYPCPSDLAGQGPADPSEAAGGARAPGPDPRAPQPGGADPGRGGGQKPGGRRGLLQPHPGPPAPAAQLLPRKRREHPEGGGVPDGLHPAAGGQCGGQALPRPAPAAVPAAARAPGARA; encoded by the exons ATGAACCGGGCCAAGCCCACCACCGTGCGGAGGCCCAGCGCTGCGGCCAAACCTTCAG GGCACCCTCCTCCAGGAGATTTCATTGCGCTGGGCTCAAAGGGTCAGGCCAATGAATCGAAAACAGCGTCCACCCTGCTGAAGCCAGCCCCCTCTGGCCTGCCTTCAGAGCGCAAGCGGGATGGCGCAGCTGCTCTGTCTGGTGCCTCAGCCCTGACTGGCCTCACCAAACGCCCCAAACTCTCCTCCACTCCACCTCTGAGTGCCCTGGGGCGCCTGGCTGAGGCTGCAGTGGCAGAGAAACGGGCCATCTCTCCCTCCATTAAAGAACCATCTGTGGTGCCGATTGAAG TTCTGCCCACGGTGCTGCTGGATGAGATCGAGGCCGCCGAGCTGGAGGGCAACGATGACAGGATAGAGGGGGTGCTGTGTGGGGCAGTGAGGCAGCTGAAGATCACGCGGGCCAAGCCAGACACCACCCTCTACCTGAGCCTCATGTACCTGGCCAAAATCAAGCCCAACATCTTTGCCACAGAGGGTGTCATTGAG GCGCTGTGCAGCCTCTTGCGGCGGGATGCCTCCATCAACTTCAAGGCCAAGGGGAACAGCCTGGTCTCGGTGCTGGCCTGTAACCTCCTCGTGGCCGCATACGAGGAGGATGAGAACTGGCCCGAAATCTTTGTCAAG GTATACATCGAGGATTCCCTGGGGGAGCGGGTCTGGGTGGACAGCCCTCACTGCAAGTCATTTGTGGACAGCGTCCAGACGGCATTCAACACCAAGGTGCCCCCCAGGAGCATGCTCCTGCAGGGGGACATGGGACGCGGCGGGGGGGACCTCAGTGCTG GGaacagcccccacccctccctcaccGAGGAGGAAGACAGCCAGACGGAGCTCCTCATCGCCGAGGAGAAGCTGAGTCCTGAGCAGGAGGGCCAGCTCATGCCCAG GCCTAGGTACGACGACCTGGCAGAGAGCGTGGAGGAGTACGTCCTCGATGTCCTTCGAGACCAGCTGAACCGGCGGCAGCCCATCGACAACGTCTCCCGCAACCTGCTGCGGCTGCTCACCTCCACCTGCGGCTACAAGGAGGTCCGGCTGATGGCCGTGCAGAAGCTGGAGATGTGGCTGCAGAACCCAAAG CTGACCAGGCCGGCTCAGGACCTGCTCATGTCCGCCTGCGTGAACTGCAACACGCAGAGCCCGGAGGATGTGGATGTCATCTCCCACCTGATCAAGATCCGCCTCAAGCCCAAGGTCCTCCTCAACCACTACATGCTCTGCATCAG GGAGCTGCTGAATGCCCACAAGGACAACTTGGGCACCACCATCAAGTTTGTCATCTTCAACGAGCTCTCCAACGCCCGGAACCCCAACAACATGCAGGTCCTCCACACCGTGCTGCAGCACAGCTCCGAGCTCGCACCCAAG TTCCTGGCCGTGGTGTTCCAGGACCTGCTGACCAACAAGGACGACTACCTGCGGGCCTCACGGGCCCTGCTGCGGGAGATCATCAAGCAGACCAAGCACGAGATCAACTTCCAGGCCTTCTGCCTGGGCCTCATGCAGGAGCGCAAGGAGCCGCAGCACCTGGACATGGAGCTCAAG GAGCGGTTTGTGATCCATGTGACAGACCTGCTGGCCGTGTCCATGATGCTGGGCATCACCGCCCAGGTGAAGGAGGCAGGGGTCGCCTGGGACAAAGGCGAGAAGAAGA ACCTCGAGGTGCTGCGCTCTTTCCAGAACCAGATCGCGGCCATCCAGCGGGACGCCGTCTGGTGGCTTCACACTGTCGTCCCCTCCATCAGCAAACTCGCGCCCAAGGACTACGTACACTG CCTCCATAAGGTGCTGTTCACGGAGCAGCCAGAGACCTACTACAAGTGGGACAACTGGCCTCCGGAAAGTGACCGCAA CTTCTTCCTCCGCCTCTGCTCTGAGGTGCCCATCCTGGAGGACACGCTGATGCGGATCCTGGTCATTGGGCTGTCCCGAGAGCTGCCGCTCGGCCCTGCTGACGCCATGGAGCTGGCCGACCACCTGGTGAAGCGAGCCGCGGCTGTGCAGGCGGACG ATGTGGAAGTGCTGAAGGTGGAGAGAATCCAGCTGATCGACGCCGTCCTGAACCTGTGCACCTACCATCACCCCGAGAACATTCAGCTCCCCCCAGG GTATCAGCCACCAAATCTCGCCATCTCCACCCTCTACTGGAAGGCGTGGCCGCTCCTGCTCGTGGTGGCCGCATTTAACCCGGAAAACATCG GCCTGGCTGCCTGGGAAGAGTACCCCACCCTGAAGATGCTCATGGAGATGGTGATGACTAA CAATTACTCCTACCCGCCCTGCACCCTGACGGACGAGGAGACACGCACAGAGATGATCAGCCGGGAGCTGCAGGTCGCCCAGCGGGAGAAGCAGGAGATCCTGGCATTCGAGGGCCACCTGGCCGCTGCCTCCACCAAGCAGACCATCACCGAGAGCAGCAGCCTCCTCGTGTCCCAGCTCACTGGCCTGGACCCCCG AGGGCCACCCCGCAGGCCCCCCCCCCACATCCTGGATCAGGTGAAAGGGCTCAACCAGTCCCTACGCCTCGGGCACCTGCTGTGCCGGAGCCGCAGCCCGGACTTCCTCCTCAACATCATCCAGAGGCAG GCCTCCTCGCAGTCCATGCCCTGGCTGGCCGACCTGGTGCAGTCCAGCGAGGGCTCCGTGGACGTGCTGCCCGTGCAGTGTCTGTGCGAGTTCCTGCTGCACGATGCTGCCGACGATGCCGCCTCTGGGGAGGAGGACGAGGAGGCCGAGAGCAAGGAGCAGAAGGCCAAGAAGCGGCAG AGGCAGCAGAAGCAGCGGCAGCTGCTAGGCCGCCTGCAGGACCTGCTGCTGGGCCCCCAGGCCGATGAGCAGACCACCTGTGAGGTGCTGGACTACTTCCTGCGCCGCCTCAGCTCCTCCCAGGTGGCCTCCCGGGCGCTAGCCATGAAG TCGGGGACAGGCCCTTCCTGCCCGTCCTTTAGAACAGAAGGCAGCCAGCTGACCCTGCCCAGCTCAGCGCCACGTGTGTCACTGCAGGGTCTGTCGCTGGTGCTCTCGGAGGGCAGCCTGCGGGACGGGGAGGAGCAGGGCCACCCCCAGGAGGAAGACTCGGGGGACACCGAGATGCTGCAGGGCTACCAGTGGCTGCTGAGGGACCTGCCCCGGCTGCCTCTGTTTGACAGCGTCAGGGCCACGACTGCACTGGCGCTGCAGCAG GCCATCCACATGGAGACGGACCCGCAGTCCATCAGCGCCTACCTGGTCTACCTGTCCCAGCACACGCCAGTGGAGGAGCAAGGCCAGCACAGTGACCTGGCGCTG GATGTGGCCCGGCTGGTCGTGGAGCGCTCCACCATCATGGCGCACCTCTTCTCCAAGCTCTCCCACAGCGCCACGTCGGACGCCGTGCTGGCCGCCCTGCTCACCATCTTCTCCCGCTACGTGAGGCGCATGCGCAAGAGCAAGGAGGGGGAAGAGGTCTACAGCTGG TCCGAGTCCCAGGACCAGGTCTTCCTGCGCTGGGCTGGTGGGGAGACGGCCACCATGCACATCCTGGTGGTGCACGCCATGGTCATCCTGCTGACGCTGGGGCCCCCCCGAG CTGGTGATGGCGAGTTCCACGCCCTGTTGGACATCTGGTTTCCGGAGAAAAAGCCGCTGCCCACTGCCTTCCTTGTGGACACGTCTGAGGAGGCCTTGCTGCTGCCCGACTGGCTGAAGCTGCGCATGATCCGGTCGGAGGTGCCTCGCCTGGTGGATGCGG CCCTGCAGGACCTGGAGCCCCAGCAGCTGCTGCTCTTCGTGCAGTCCTTCGGCATCCCCGTCTCCAGCATGAGCAAGCTCCTCCAGTACCTGGACCAGGCCGTGGCCCACGACCCCCAGACCCTGGAGCAGAATATCATGGACAAGA ATTACATGGCTCACCTGGTGGAGGTGCAGCATGAGAGAGGCGCTTCTGGAGGCCAGACTTTCCACTCCCTGCTGACGGCCTCCCTGCCCCCCCGGCGAG ACAGTACAGAAGCCCCAAAGCCAAAGAGCAGCCCGGAGCATCCCACGGGCCACGGGAGGATCCGTGCTGGGACCCAGATCCGGGCGCTCGGCCCCGAGGACGACCTGGCCAGCGTGGTCCTGCAG ATCTTTCCGCTGAACCCCGACCCCCGGTGGCAGAATGCAAACCCCCGCCCCATCGCCCTGGCATTGCAGCAGGCCCTGGGCCAGGAGCTGGCCCGCGTGCGCCAGGGGGACCCTGAGGTGACGGGCATCACAGTCCGGCTCCTGCAGGCCTTGGCCACTCTGCTGACCTCCTCCCACGGCGGGGCCCTGGCCATGGCCATGCACCGGAGCCACGTCCTTGCCTGCCCGCTGCTGCGCCAGCTCTGCCAGTACCAG CGCTGCGTGCCCCAGGACGCCAGCTTCTCATCGTTGTTCCTCAAAGTACTCATGCAGCTGCTGCAGTGGCTGGACAGCCCGGCCATGGGGGACGGGCCCCTCCAGGCCCAGCTCAAGCTGTTTGCCGCCCAGTTCTCAGCCAGGCGCAGGATCAGCGACG TGCGCACCGGCTTCCTGCACCTGGCGGAGGCCCTGGCCTTCCGCCGTGACTCGGAGGTCGTCCGCTCCACGGTCCGGGCCCTCATTGCCACCCTGCAGTCTGGGGAGAAGTGCAGCGTGGAGCCCGAGCTCATGGGCAAAG TCCTCCAAGGCTTGATCGAGGTGCAGTCGCCCTTCCTGGAGGAACTGCTGACCGTGCTCTTCTCGGCCACTGCGGGTGCTGGCCCCAGGCCCCCTGCTGCACGGCCCATCGTGGTGGTCAGCTCCCTGCTGCTGCAGGACCAGGAGGAGCCCCCTGGGAAGCAGGAAGGGGATGGCTGCAG CCTGGAAACCGTGCGGCTGGGCCCGTCCTCAGGGCTTCTCGTCGACTGGCTGGAGATGCTGGACCCTGAGGTGATCGGCAGCTGCCCAGACCTGCAGCAGAGGCTCTTGTTCTGGAACAAG ggGCCACGGTGGCGCCCAAGTGCCGTCTTTCCGTCCCTACCTCCTGGCCCTCCTCACGCACCAGTCCAACTGGGCCACACTGCACCAGTGCATCCGCATCCTGCTCTGCAAGAGCCGGGAGCAGAG GTTCGATCCTTCTGCCTCTTTGGATTTCCTCTGGGCCTGTATCCATGTCCCTCGGATCTGGCAGGGCAGGGACCAGCGGACCCCTCAG AAGCGGCGGGAGGAGCTCGTGCTCCGGGTCCAGACCCCAGAGCTCCTCAGCCTGGTGGAGCTGATCCTGGCCGAGGCGGAGGCCAGAAGCCAGGAGGCAGACGAGGCCTCCTGCAGCCCCATCCAGGCCCGCCTGCCCCTGCTGCTCAGCTGCTGCCACGGAAACGACGAGAGCATCCAGAAGGTGGCGGAGTACCTGACGGGCTGCATCCAGCAGCGGGGGGACAG TGTGGTGGGCAGGCGCTGCCGAGACCTGCTCCTGCAGCTGTACCTGCAGCGGCCAGAGCTCCGGGTGCCCGTGCCTGA